A genomic segment from Daphnia pulex isolate KAP4 chromosome 5, ASM2113471v1 encodes:
- the LOC124194271 gene encoding G-protein coupled receptor moody-like, translating to MVDEVLLWMNSNWSTTAFSTDRSFMMDDRNSTVGMTSTDNGDHLQPLFSEYPDEVLHFAVGACVLFTLIGVPGNFITIVALLRYTKVRNATAMFIINLSVSDLMFCCFNLPLATSLFYHRAWVHGEALCTLFPLMRYGLLAVSIFTVLAITLNRYIMIGHPRLYPKLYKRRHLILMIALTWLGCFGSLLPTLLGQWGTFGLDKEIGSCSILPDAHRRSPKEFLFVVAFVLPCLAIVVCYARIFFIVRRAAAVSHGNQQQQNHQSQQSGASAGLKPSASVRSRTGIGGIVPGEMRRGLMLPGSAAALTHPGYVKQSMNNPPSVMEASFHLTCCESQQGSGSTEISEETTERSGHHLAAGALEPLVTTTTATVVIPKRTGSILRWSKPAAASAAAIQHKSSPIRIEVERGSEVAGPLPDFQSHPSAEKRRISVSFMEPEPSENSQQLLQPTEAQQQYLRVPGVQCSPSNPASNASSLNLPPSQKSSAPSVTEDGEPVIGSPVHSEASSIGSTAAIPAGIAPPGVGGVDTGRSVLGAALSQVSGALHRRSTRNKSSTRRHPGRMTAKDRKLLQMILVIFVSFIVCYMPITLVKSLSKEVDLGGAINIVGYVLIYLTTCINPIIYVVMSSEYRQAYKNLLTCKQSHHAAIGGGGTGIGGGGGGGGLGGGGPLPSRSFSQKAY from the exons ATGGTGGATGAGGTGTTGTTGTGGATGAACTCTAATTGGTCAACGACGGCCTTTTCGACGGATCGCTCCTTCATGATGGACGATCGAAACTCCACCGTCGGAATGACGTCCACCGACAACGGTGACCATCTGCAGCCGCTTTTTTCAGAATACCCCGACGAGGTGCTCCACTTTGCCGTCGGCGCTTGTGTCCTTTTCACTTTGATTGGCGTCCCAGGAAACTTTATTACCATCGTCGCGCTCCTACGCTACACTAAA GTGCGGAACGCGACGGCCATGTTTATCATTAACTTGAGCGTGTCCGATTTGATGTTTTGCTGCTTCAACTTACCGCTGGCCACGTCGCTGTTCTACCACCGGGCCTGGGTCCACGGCGAGGCCCTCTGCACGCTCTTCCCGCTAATGCGCTACGGACTTTTGGCCGTTTCCATCTTCACCGTCTTGGCCATCACGCTCAACCGCTACATTATGATTGGCCACCCCAGGCTCTACCCAAA GCTGTACAAAAGGCGCCACCTGATCCTGATGATCGCTCTAACGTGGCTGGGCTGTTTCGGCTCGCTGCTGCCCACCTTGCTGGGCCAATGGGGCACTTTTGGACTGGACAAGGAAATCGGATCCTGCTCGATCCTGCCCGACGCTCACCGCCGCTCGCCCAAGGAATTTCTCTTTGTCGTGGCTTTCGTCCTGCCCTGCCTGgccattgtcgtctgctacgcCAGGATCTTTTTCATCGTCAGACGGGCGGCGGCCGTCTCGCACGgcaaccagcagcaacagaacCACCAGAGTCAACAGTCGGGAGCCTCGGCCGGACTCAAACCGTCGGCCAGCGTCAGGTCCAGGACCGGCATCGGCGGCATCGTTCCAGGAGAGATGAGACGGGGATTGATGCTGCCCGGATCGGCTGCCGCACTGACGCATCCGGGCTACGTCAAACAGTCGATGAACAACCCGCCGTCCGTCATGGAGGCCTCCTTCCATCTGACGTGCTGCGAATCGCAACAAGGAAGCGGATCGACCGAAATCAGCGAGGAAACAACCGAAAGGTCCGGCCACCACTTGGCCGCCGGAGCGCTGGAGCCGCTAGTCACGACCACAACAGCGACAGTTGTTATTCCAAAGAGAACCGGATCGATTTTGCGCTGGAGTAAACCGGCGGCGGCatcggcggcggcgatccAGCACAAATCGTCGCCCATCCGCATTGAAGTGGAGAGAGGCAGCGAAGTGGCCGGCCCATTGCCCGACTTCCAGTCTCATCCGTCGGCTGAAAAGCGGCGGATTTCCGTTTCTTTCATGGAGCCGGAACCGTCGGAGAATTCCCAGCAATTGCTCCAACCAACCGAAGCGCAGCAGCAATACCTTCGCGTTCCAGGTGTCCAGTGTTCGCCCAGCAACCCCGCCAGCAACGCCAGCAGTCTCAATCTGCCGCCCAGTCAGAAATCGTCGGCACCTTCCGTCACCGAGGATGGCGAGCCGGTCATCGGCAGTCCCGTCCATTCGGAGGCTTCTTCCATCGGCTCGACGGCCGCTATTCCGGCCGGAATAGCTCCTCCAGGGGTGGGCGGTGTGGACACGGGTCGATCGGTTTTGGGAGCGGCCCTGTCCCAGGTCAGTGGTGCCCTCCACCGTCGCTCGACCCGAAACAAATCGTCAACGCGGAGGCATCCGGGCCGGATGACGGCCAAAGATCGTAAACTCTTGCAAATGATTCTGGTCATTTTCGTCTCGTTCATCGTCTGCTACATGCCCATCACCCTGGTCAAATCGCTGAGCAAGGAGGTGGACCTGGGCGGGGCCATCAACATTGTCGGCTACGTCCTCATTTACTTGACGACGTGCATTAATCCAATCATCTACGTCGTCATGAGCTCCGAGTATCGACAGGCCTACAAGAATCTGCTGACGTGCAAGCAGAGCCATCACGCGGCAATCGGCGGAGGAGGAACCGGaatcggcggcggcggcggcggaggaggatTAGGAGGAGGCGGACCCTTGCCCAGCCGCAGCTTCTCACAGAAGGCTTACTGA